A stretch of the Argentina anserina chromosome 6, drPotAnse1.1, whole genome shotgun sequence genome encodes the following:
- the LOC126799996 gene encoding lycopene beta cyclase, chloroplastic encodes MDTLLKTHNKLQFLHPLHGFSDKVSNSKQELRSGGGLRKSCNRTVVGRVKASSSTLLELVPEIKKENLDFELPLYDPSKGLVVDLAVVGGGPAGLAVAQQVSEAGLSVCSIDPSPRLVWPNNYGVWVDEFEAMDLLDCLDTTWSGAVVFIDEQSKKDLDRPYGRVNRKQLKSKMLQKCISNGVKFHQAKVNKVIHQEEKSLLICNDGVTIQASVVLDATGFSRCLVQYDKPYNPGYQVAYGILAEVEEHPFDVDKMVFMDWRDSHLKTSPELKERNSKIPTFLYAMPFSSNRIFLEETSLVARPGLPMKDIQERMVARLRHLGIKVQSIEEDEHCVIPMGGPLPVLPQRVVGIGGTAGMVHPSTGYMVARTLAAAPIVANAIVQYLGSDRSLSGNELSAEVWKDLWPIQRRRQREFFCFGMSILLKLDLNATRRFFSAFFDLEPRYWHGFLSSRLFLPDLLFFGLSLFSHASNTSRLEIMGKGTIPLVKMINNLIQDRD; translated from the coding sequence CTTCATGGGTTTTCAGACAAAGTGAGTAATTCAAAACAGGAGCTTAGAAGTGGTGGTGGTCTCAGGAAGTCGTGTAATAGAACTGTTGTTGGCCGTGTCAAGGCCAGTAGCAGTACTCTTCTGGAGCTTGTGCCTGAAATCAAGAAGGAGAATCTTGACTTTGAGCTACCCTTGTATGACCCATCCAAGGGTCTTGTCGTGGACCTTGCAGTCGTTGGAGGGGGGCCTGCAGGGCTTGCGGTGGCGCAACAAGTCTCGGAGGCGGGTTTATCTGTTTGCTCCATTGATCCCTCCCCCCGGCTCGTCTGGCCCAACAATTATGGAGTTTGGGTGGATGAGTTTGAGGCCATGGATCTGCTTGATTGCCTAGACACCACTTGGTCTGGTGCTGTTGTCTTCATAGATGAACAATCCAAGAAGGATCTCGATAGGCCTTATGGGAGGGTTAATAGGAAGCAGCTCAAGTCCAAGATGCTGCAGAAATGCATTTCAAATGGTGTCAAGTTTCATCAGGCTAAAGTCAACAAGGTTATTCACCAGGAAGAGAAGTCACTCTTGATTTGCAATGATGGGGTCACCATTCAAGCTTCCGTGGTTCTTGATGCAACCGGCTTTTCGAGATGCCTTGTTCAGTATGATAAGCCTTATAATCCAGGTTACCAAGTAGCGTATGGGATTTTGGCAGAGGTTGAAGAACATCCTTTTGATGTGGATAAGATGGTATTCATGGATTGGAGAGACTCGCATTTGAAGACTAGTCCTGAACTGAAAGAGAGAAATAGTAAGATTCCTACTTTTCTATATGCAATGCCGTTTTCATCCAACAGGATATTTCTTGAAGAAACCTCTCTAGTTGCTCGCCCGGGACTACCAATGAAAGATATCCAGGAAAGGATGGTTGCTAGATTGAGGCACCTAGGCATTAAAGTTCAGAGCATTGAAGAGGATGAGCATTGTGTCATTCCGATGGGCGGCCCCCTTCCAGTGCTCCCTCAAAGAGTTGTTGGAATTGGCGGTACAGCTGGGATGGTGCACCCTTCAACAGGGTATATGGTGGCAAGGACTCTGGCTGCAGCTCCTATCGTTGCGAATGCCATCGTTCAGTACCTTGGTTCTGATAGAAGTCTTTCAGGAAATGAACTGTCTGCTGAAGTTTGGAAAGATTTATGGCCCATACAAAGGAGGAGACAAAGGGAGTTCTTCTGTTTCGGCATGTCCATTCTGCTCAAGCTAGATTTGAATGCCACAAGAAGGTTTTTCAGTGCATTTTTTGATCTAGAACCTCGTTATTGGCATGGATTCTTATCATCTCGGCTGTTTCTTCCtgatcttcttttctttgggcTTTCACTGTTTTCTCATGCTTCAAATACTAGTAGGCTTGAAATAATGGGAAAGGGTACTATTCCTTTGGTAAAGATGATCAACAACTTGATACAGGATAGAGATTAG
- the LOC126796970 gene encoding uncharacterized protein LOC126796970 translates to MPILGWAKASECKKVKKLLKQARSRLDCMKIQRSVISLQLRKDLEKLDLEELNNRIKQEQHIRDDSAAYDLLEHFCKIILRHFFYIRTHKKCGQRTLAEAVSSLVFASSRLRCGVIPELEKIRDFFKERYGEDFVETAVNLLPGNLVNPTFKKNILALFPDSVVQTDIMKKDDEDGKNQLQLVTFQPLKHVHPKLPDWDDIVAEFSALKKPKYEQYPKLSENYDIADKMNDFNAPENESTADNYQFQLEDHAYHDNVDDGAILEYPWLSIGSINFAIQQECY, encoded by the coding sequence ATGCCGATTTTGGGTTGGGCAAAAGCTTCAGAGTGCAAGAAAGTGAAGAAACTACTGAAACAAGCACGATCCCGGCTCGACTGCATGAAAATTCAGCGATCTGTTATTTCTTTGCAATTGCGCAAAGATCTTGAGAAGCTAGACTTAGAGGAACTCAACAACAGGATCAAACAAGAGCAGCACATCAGAGATGATTCTGCGGCGTACGATCTGCTCGAGCACTTCTGCAAGATCATCCTCAGACACTTCTTTTATATACGAACGCACAAGAAATGTGGTCAGAGAACCCTAGCTGAAGCCGTTTCAAGTCTTGTCTTCGCTTCTTCAAGATTGAGATGTGGGGTGATCCCTGAGCTTGAAAAGATCAGGGACTTCTTCAAAGAGCGTTACGGGGAGGATTTTGTCGAAACTGCTGTCAATCTGTTGCCTGGGAATCTTGTAAACCCTACATTCAAAAAGAATATTCTCGCTCTATTTCCAGACTCAGTGGTGCAAACTGATATAATGAAAAAGGACGACGAGGATGGCAAAAACCAGTTACAGCTTGTTACCTTCCAACCTCTAAAACATGTCCACCCAAAATTGCCTGATTGGGATGATATAGTTGCCGAGTTCAGTGCTCTCAAGAAGCCTAAGTATGAGCAGTACCCTAAGTTGTCTGAAAATTATGATATTGCAGACAAGATGAATGATTTCAATGCTCCCGAGAATGAGAGCACAGCTGATAATTACCAGTTCCAGTTAGAGGACCATGCTTATCATGACAATGTTGATGATGGAGCAATATTAGAATATCCATGGTTGTCCATAGGGAGCATAAATTTTGCAATCCAGCAGGAGTGTTATTAA
- the LOC126796971 gene encoding protein IQ-DOMAIN 12 produces the protein MARTKKGWFGWLKRLFTPESKTNTKKISNKWRWIFGRLELQDYPSQPVLTASERAFRVVTEEQKKHALIVARATVVAAEAAVAAAQAAADVVHLTGASHSFYHFTKFDRNLAAIKIQSAYRAHLARKALRALRGLVRLQAIVRGRAVRRQALISLKRLPSKGKGQTEVNNKKSISAAVVRCNGSEKKHLRIPKGELDKKEITILCSRNQIRWDDSLISKEDIDAIWLKKQEARIKRDRMKKYSYSLRESRNVKVLEDVIGITNGLCGTSPVKLRHLRNEYSVEGR, from the exons ATGGCAAGAACAAAGAAGGGCTGGTTTGGTTGGTTGAAGAGGCTCTTTACTCCTGAATCAAAGACAAACACGAAAAAG ATATCAAACAAGTGGAGGTGGATTTTTGGAAGGCTTGAGCTTCAGGATTACCCTTCTCAGCCTGTGCTTACAGCATCAGAAAGAGCATTTCGTGTAGTTACAGAAGAGCAGAAAAAACATGCATTGATTGTTGCAAGAGCAACAGTGGTTGCAGCCGAAGCAGCTGTAGCTGCTGCCCAAGCTGCAGCTGACGTTGTGCACCTAACGGGAGCTTCACATTCTTTCTACCATTTCACAAAGTTCGACAGGAACTTGGCTGCCATTAAAATTCAAAGTGCTTATCGTGCGCATCTT GCCAGGAAAGCATTGCGAGCCTTACGAGGACTGGTCAGGCTTCAAGCCATAGTTCGTGGCCGAGCTGTGAGACGTCAAGCACTCATCTCTTTGAAGCGGTTGCCATCTAAGGGAAAAGGGCAGACAGAGGTTAATAATAAGAAGAGCATTTCTGCCGCAGTTGTGAGATGCAATGGTAGCGAAAAGAAGCATCTCAGGATACCAAAAGGGGAGTTGGATAAGAAAGAAATAACT ATTTTATGTAGCAGGAATCAGATAAGGTGGGATGACAGTCTAATTTCAAAAGAGGACATTGATGCAATATGGCTAAAAAAGCAAGAGGCAAGAATCAAAAGAGACCGGATGAAGAAATACTCGTACTCCCTCCGG GAAAGCAGGAATGTGAAAGTGTTAGAAGATGTAATCGGTATTACTAATGGACTTTGTGGAACTTCACCAGTTAAATTAAGACATTTGAGAAATGAATATTCGGTGGAAGGTCGATGA